gtcagcaaccaaagcgacagtgctttcgacagcaattttcatattttcttggcgcatcttcagtccaaggtcttctgatgaattgaacatcttggcgagattaaggaaagtcgagggctcctctttcttcgggaagaagtaggggaacaacgccgacaatcctgcattagcattggccacgccttcacgaatttcggacccatgcagctccagataggaaagtgcatcAATGAGAGGGTCGTCGACAGGATTCGACAGATCAAAttcctggtttgtttggtctgccaaggaaatAAAATGTGGGTCAAACAACGAAAAATAGTGACTCtcgtaaaaatagaagggatcaaaaaacttactgaaagtgcgtcgactttgggATTTCAGACGTTTGAGGattccttgttcacgagaagcttgtgcagctttgtgctcgtctaaggcagttacagcatcctcaagttttttctgcaatccctcgacactagcagcctttgctctagcgtcatcagcctcggctttggcttcactagcaacaagctcggctttcttacgagccgcctcactttgctcaagtttttgagcaagcgcgtcggcacgtttggtggcctctgcaagtttctctgtcgagatataaaaaagagagagaggaaagatcaaaaatcgcgacaagcaacaggagcaaaaagtcaaggaaaaacggcaagtataaaagttgttaccttcggctctgctagcatactcacggtacccaataaattgggacccaatgcggagaagctctttgatcatgggctattaAAGAAGAACGCAGGAAAAGAAGCACcgacatgaaaaagagagtgaagacgTAAAAAAAAGCAACATAGGGGAAACACAGATAtcaacaaacttacatcatccaagagcagagtcgacgaactgcccaattgaggggcaggctcaacaatcttttcaacccttgtcctttttggtgaaggagcaagggggcttcctggcggagttgtggtgacgacgttttgttgaggaggcgaggattcttctccttcaa
This region of Lolium perenne isolate Kyuss_39 chromosome 2, Kyuss_2.0, whole genome shotgun sequence genomic DNA includes:
- the LOC139835116 gene encoding uncharacterized protein; translated protein: MIKELLRIGSQFIGYREYASRAEEKLAEATKRADALAQKLEQSEAARKKAELVASEAKAEADDARAKAASVEGLQKKLEDAVTALDEHKAAQASREQGILKRLKSQSRRTFNQTNQEFDLSNPVDDPLIDALSYLELHGSEIREGVANANAGLSALFPYFFPKKEEPSTFLNLAKMFNSSEDLGLKMRQENMKIAVESTVALVADSQQAVDWTKVGDTEQIEQSRWRSLIKAAKPNTKKILAYLGIKPASTPSSSRPEV